The proteins below are encoded in one region of Pseudonocardia sp. DSM 110487:
- a CDS encoding Hsp70 family protein, translating to MNLVAGIDLGTTNCCVAVPADADIPNRDELIIQRRLRPVGGALIVANPDLSLTTPSAVWIGPDGTPLVGARAKRKARQPGSPPALFFKRNMGTDQPVTAGHATLTPFEASVLLLKQLKENAEATLCMTIDRAVITVPAYFETSAKTQTTQAGAEAGLEVAETLMEPVAAALAHMHENGYATDPEGPARRFLVYDLGGGTFDTSVVSWAAQEGFTSRSFGGDRYLGGYDFDQAVVDWVIAQLPAYDLRFEPGDPRDDERRARLLALAESAKHELSRESETEIISDDLEDRAGQPMTINLSLSRLEFDQLIGSHLRGTVDHCAEALATARVDPAELDEIVLVGGSSRVPLVAELLRERFGLTPRSFHPELVVAVGAALKAAGLATRSSVLELENLAPDGDVVDIAGRVLLSGISGAEIVVEVGTSTGDAVREPVSDGGTFLFVDVPIGAGEFTVRVLADGREVATERLGVRARPGPAVPDVAGDILAHDFSVELLDRQLCRVAKAGTRIPHRVHQHLVTATRGTTLAVHVYEGWIPIGTVRIRDLPEDLDPGAAVELTLEFEVGWTLRAAVRIPHLDRSATAVIEIPVREVAPWAQIRARATAARADWAQIRRDVHPAESAAAAPEVEHRLTALDALVARTQDQAKAHHLLLEAETILQGLLNSRGPADYLEPPLPEFEDTLRQVSDLILMLQRSEPGRAPTYRARRDDLEVQGRTAYEAGDFLTWPRVNEQLDDLHEELLQISSVREVVMTLQTPRVVRRWMARRIDRTDAEIRRKHDELQLDARLEDHDRAKLPAQRDDLLAELAVVAMAVDQVDDKRDSAPEQMWNIWFDQLKPLTRRVAGWGREARMRKS from the coding sequence ATGAACCTCGTCGCCGGTATCGATCTCGGCACCACCAACTGCTGTGTGGCCGTGCCCGCCGACGCCGACATCCCGAACCGGGACGAGCTGATCATCCAGCGGCGGCTGCGCCCGGTCGGCGGGGCGCTCATCGTCGCCAATCCGGATCTCTCGCTCACCACTCCGTCCGCGGTGTGGATCGGGCCCGACGGCACCCCCCTCGTCGGCGCACGTGCCAAACGCAAGGCCCGCCAGCCGGGTTCGCCGCCCGCCCTGTTCTTCAAACGCAACATGGGCACCGATCAGCCCGTGACCGCGGGGCACGCAACCCTCACCCCGTTCGAAGCCTCGGTGCTGCTGCTGAAACAGCTCAAGGAGAACGCGGAAGCGACCCTTTGCATGACGATCGATCGGGCCGTCATCACCGTGCCCGCCTACTTCGAGACGAGCGCCAAGACCCAGACCACGCAGGCAGGTGCGGAAGCCGGGCTGGAGGTGGCCGAGACGCTCATGGAACCGGTGGCCGCCGCGCTGGCCCACATGCACGAGAACGGATACGCCACGGATCCGGAAGGGCCCGCCCGGCGCTTCCTCGTCTACGACCTTGGCGGCGGCACCTTCGACACCTCCGTGGTCTCGTGGGCTGCGCAGGAGGGTTTCACCAGCAGGTCCTTCGGTGGCGACCGGTATCTCGGTGGCTACGACTTCGACCAGGCCGTCGTCGACTGGGTGATCGCGCAGCTGCCCGCGTACGACCTGCGCTTCGAGCCCGGCGATCCGCGTGACGACGAGCGCAGGGCCCGCCTGTTGGCGCTCGCCGAATCCGCGAAGCACGAACTGTCGCGGGAGTCCGAGACCGAGATCATCAGCGATGACCTCGAGGATCGCGCCGGGCAGCCGATGACCATCAACCTGTCGCTGAGCCGGCTCGAGTTCGATCAGCTCATCGGGAGCCACCTGCGCGGCACCGTCGACCACTGCGCGGAAGCGCTCGCCACGGCGCGCGTCGACCCAGCCGAACTCGACGAGATCGTGCTGGTCGGCGGCTCGTCCCGGGTGCCGCTGGTCGCCGAGCTGTTGCGCGAGCGGTTCGGGCTCACCCCGCGCTCGTTCCATCCGGAGCTGGTGGTGGCGGTGGGTGCGGCGTTGAAGGCCGCGGGGCTGGCCACCCGCAGCAGCGTGCTGGAGCTGGAGAACCTGGCGCCTGACGGGGATGTCGTCGACATCGCGGGGCGGGTGCTGCTGTCCGGGATCAGCGGTGCCGAGATCGTCGTGGAGGTGGGGACGAGCACTGGTGATGCCGTGCGCGAGCCGGTGTCCGACGGAGGAACGTTCCTGTTCGTCGACGTACCGATCGGCGCGGGCGAGTTCACGGTTCGCGTGCTCGCCGATGGCCGGGAGGTCGCCACCGAACGCCTCGGCGTGCGCGCCCGACCGGGCCCGGCGGTGCCGGACGTGGCGGGCGACATCCTCGCGCACGACTTCTCCGTGGAACTGCTCGACCGGCAGCTGTGCCGTGTCGCCAAGGCCGGCACCAGGATTCCCCATCGTGTCCACCAGCACCTGGTGACCGCGACCAGGGGCACCACGCTCGCCGTACACGTGTACGAGGGCTGGATTCCCATCGGCACCGTGCGCATCCGCGATCTGCCCGAGGACCTGGACCCCGGCGCCGCAGTGGAGCTGACCCTCGAGTTCGAGGTGGGTTGGACCCTTCGCGCCGCGGTGCGCATCCCGCACCTGGACCGTTCGGCCACGGCCGTCATCGAGATCCCGGTGCGCGAGGTGGCGCCGTGGGCGCAGATCCGGGCCCGCGCCACAGCGGCGCGCGCCGACTGGGCGCAGATCCGCCGAGACGTGCACCCCGCGGAGTCCGCCGCGGCCGCTCCCGAGGTCGAGCACCGTCTCACCGCTCTCGACGCCTTGGTGGCCCGCACCCAGGATCAGGCCAAGGCCCACCACCTCCTGCTCGAAGCCGAGACCATCCTCCAGGGGCTGCTCAACAGCCGCGGTCCGGCCGACTACCTGGAGCCGCCGCTCCCGGAGTTCGAAGACACCCTGCGTCAGGTCTCCGATCTGATCCTGATGCTGCAACGCAGCGAACCCGGGCGTGCGCCCACCTACCGGGCCCGCCGCGACGATCTGGAGGTTCAGGGCCGCACCGCCTACGAGGCCGGTGACTTCCTCACCTGGCCCCGGGTCAACGAGCAGCTCGACGACCTGCACGAGGAGCTGCTCCAGATCTCGTCGGTCCGCGAAGTCGTGATGACGCTGCAGACGCCGAGAGTGGTGCGCCGCTGGATGGCTCGGCGCATCGACCGGACCGATGCCGAGATCCGGAGGAAGCACGACGAGCTCCAGCTGGATGCGCGGCTGGAGGACCATGACCGTGCGAAGCTTCCCGCCCAGCGCGACGATCTGCTTGCCGAGCTGGCGGTCGTCGCGATGGCCGTCGACCAGGTGGACGACAAGCGGGACTCGGCTCCGGAACAGATGTGGAACATCTGGTTCGACCAGCTGAAGCCGCTGACGCGACGCGTCGCCGGCTGGGGCAGGGAAGCACGGATGCGCAAGTCGTAG
- a CDS encoding tripartite tricarboxylate transporter permease — MDVLGNLLVGFAGALSLQNLALALVGTTLGSLVGVLPGLGPATTVALLLPLTYVFDPTGALVLFAGIYYGGMYGGSTTAILLNVPGETASVPTTLEGFPMAKSGRAGAALATAAIGSFVAGTLSTVGITFLAPAMSAVAKLIQPAEYVAIMVLAFVTVTSLVGRSVVRGLCSLFLGIAVGMIGIDSLTGQARYAFGVPELYDGIEVVALAVGLFAIAEALYTVARHRDVTDEPIPLRGRIRMNREDWARSWRPWLRGTAIGLPIGALPAGGAEIPTFLSYNLERRLTKHPEEFGKGAIEGVAGPEAANNAAFSGVLMPLLTLGIPTSATAGVLLIAFQIYNVQPGPQLFDTQPVLVWTLIASLYIGNVMLLVLNVPLIPLWIKILKLPTPILTTGILVFAILGAYATAQNVTDVLIAIAFGLIGFVMRRTGYPVAPLILGAVLGPMLETQFRRALAFSEGDLSVFVTRPIAATILTLALIALVGPAFLRRSQSRARGGRTADAVPFRASSGPS, encoded by the coding sequence ATGGACGTCCTCGGCAACCTGCTCGTCGGCTTCGCCGGCGCACTCTCGCTGCAGAACCTGGCTCTTGCGCTGGTCGGCACCACGCTCGGCTCGCTGGTCGGGGTGCTGCCCGGGCTCGGGCCCGCGACCACCGTCGCGCTGCTGCTTCCCCTGACGTACGTGTTCGACCCCACCGGCGCGCTCGTCCTGTTCGCCGGCATCTACTACGGCGGGATGTACGGCGGGTCCACCACGGCGATCCTGCTCAACGTCCCCGGCGAGACGGCTTCGGTGCCGACCACCCTCGAAGGCTTCCCCATGGCCAAGAGTGGCAGGGCAGGCGCCGCGCTGGCCACTGCGGCGATCGGATCCTTCGTGGCAGGCACGCTCTCGACCGTCGGGATCACCTTCCTCGCCCCCGCGATGTCGGCGGTGGCCAAGCTGATCCAGCCCGCCGAGTACGTCGCGATCATGGTGCTCGCCTTCGTCACGGTGACCTCCCTGGTCGGCAGGTCGGTGGTCCGTGGGCTGTGCAGCCTGTTCCTCGGCATCGCGGTCGGCATGATCGGCATCGACTCGCTCACCGGCCAGGCGCGCTACGCGTTCGGTGTGCCCGAGCTCTACGACGGTATCGAGGTCGTCGCGCTCGCAGTGGGACTCTTCGCCATCGCCGAGGCGCTGTACACGGTCGCACGCCACCGTGACGTCACCGACGAACCGATCCCGCTGCGCGGCAGGATCAGGATGAACCGCGAGGATTGGGCCCGCTCATGGCGGCCCTGGTTGCGCGGCACCGCGATCGGCCTGCCCATCGGCGCACTACCCGCAGGTGGGGCGGAGATCCCGACCTTCCTCAGCTACAACCTCGAACGCCGGCTCACCAAGCACCCCGAGGAGTTCGGCAAGGGTGCGATCGAAGGGGTCGCGGGGCCCGAGGCGGCGAACAACGCGGCCTTCTCCGGTGTGCTGATGCCTCTGCTGACGCTCGGCATCCCGACCTCGGCAACGGCGGGCGTCCTGCTGATCGCGTTCCAGATCTACAACGTGCAACCCGGCCCGCAGCTGTTCGACACCCAGCCCGTGCTCGTGTGGACATTGATCGCCAGCCTCTACATCGGCAACGTCATGCTGCTCGTGCTGAACGTGCCGCTGATCCCCCTGTGGATCAAGATCTTGAAACTGCCCACCCCGATCCTCACGACGGGCATCCTCGTCTTCGCGATCCTGGGCGCCTACGCCACCGCCCAGAACGTGACCGACGTGCTCATCGCGATCGCCTTCGGGCTGATCGGCTTCGTGATGCGACGCACCGGCTATCCCGTGGCGCCGCTCATCCTCGGCGCCGTGCTCGGCCCCATGTTGGAGACCCAGTTCCGGCGCGCCCTCGCGTTCAGCGAAGGCGACCTGTCGGTGTTCGTCACGCGCCCGATTGCCGCAACGATCCTCACGCTCGCGCTGATCGCGCTCGTCGGGCCCGCGTTTCTGCGGCGAAGCCAGAGCAGGGCGCGCGGAGGTCGTACGGCCGACGCCGTGCCTTTCCGAGCATCGAGCGGCCCGTCGTAG
- a CDS encoding tripartite tricarboxylate transporter TctB family protein has product MTGAAPWAHRIAALAFLAVAVGVLTGAFTIDQGTTYQAVGPRVFPLLVGAGMCLVSAIGVVQAFRGTDTDQIDQLREEIRATHWPSVVLLVAALIGYVLLLTPLGYWQTTTVFFVAVARVLGSRKLVRDAIIGLVLALAVYMLFDRLLGIGLPPGIVRLAI; this is encoded by the coding sequence ATGACCGGCGCCGCGCCATGGGCACACCGGATCGCCGCGCTCGCGTTCCTGGCCGTAGCCGTGGGCGTGCTCACCGGTGCGTTCACGATCGACCAGGGCACGACCTACCAGGCGGTGGGCCCGCGGGTGTTCCCCCTGCTCGTCGGCGCCGGTATGTGCCTGGTGAGCGCCATCGGCGTGGTGCAGGCGTTCCGCGGAACGGACACGGACCAGATCGACCAGCTGCGCGAGGAGATCCGCGCCACGCACTGGCCCTCTGTCGTCCTGCTCGTGGCGGCTCTGATCGGCTACGTCCTGCTGCTCACGCCACTTGGCTACTGGCAAACGACCACGGTGTTCTTCGTGGCCGTCGCCCGCGTGCTCGGCAGCCGCAAGCTCGTCCGAGATGCGATCATCGGGCTGGTCCTCGCGCTGGCGGTGTACATGCTGTTCGACCGGCTGCTCGGCATCGGGCTGCCGCCGGGCATCGTGCGGCTGGCGATCTGA
- a CDS encoding tripartite tricarboxylate transporter substrate binding protein yields MKRISTIAVLLGLVVSGCAVGPATDADPGSDYPARGIAILAPGSTGGGWDTRARGMADALTRCGVISKDATVSNTPGAGGTIGLAAFVTKQGDPYQLMVMDTMTMLGGIVRNHSPIDLTTLTPIAGLTESVGAILVPAGSPYTDLKALLADMKADPQGVSWVGGSLGGPDHIAVAALADTDGIPVNRINYVPTGGGGEATSLLLSGASTAGIGTLAEVKGQITAGELRVLAITNSTERVADIDAPTLVELGYGAANLASRGGVLAPPGLSDDQQQAIVDMVAKMRDTDCWRETLRQNNWSDGWLPGDEFGRLIVEHRDRVTAILTDLGLNA; encoded by the coding sequence ATGAAGCGGATATCGACGATTGCCGTGCTGCTCGGCCTCGTCGTCAGCGGTTGCGCCGTCGGGCCTGCCACGGACGCCGATCCGGGCAGCGACTATCCAGCGCGCGGGATCGCCATCCTCGCCCCCGGCAGCACCGGCGGCGGCTGGGACACCCGTGCCCGGGGCATGGCGGACGCCCTCACCCGGTGCGGCGTGATCAGCAAGGACGCCACCGTCTCCAACACGCCGGGCGCGGGCGGCACGATCGGGCTCGCCGCGTTCGTCACCAAGCAGGGGGACCCGTACCAGCTGATGGTCATGGACACGATGACCATGCTCGGCGGCATCGTGCGCAACCACTCCCCCATCGACCTCACCACGCTGACCCCGATCGCCGGGCTGACCGAGAGCGTCGGCGCCATCCTGGTGCCGGCGGGATCCCCCTACACCGACCTGAAGGCGCTGCTCGCGGACATGAAAGCCGACCCGCAGGGCGTCTCATGGGTCGGCGGCTCGCTCGGCGGACCGGACCACATCGCCGTGGCCGCGCTCGCTGACACCGACGGCATCCCGGTGAACCGGATCAACTACGTACCCACAGGCGGTGGGGGCGAAGCCACCAGCCTGCTGCTCAGCGGGGCGTCCACGGCGGGTATCGGAACGCTGGCCGAGGTCAAGGGCCAGATCACGGCGGGCGAGCTGCGGGTTCTCGCGATCACCAACAGCACCGAGCGCGTCGCCGACATCGACGCGCCCACCCTCGTCGAGCTCGGGTACGGCGCCGCCAACCTGGCGTCGCGGGGCGGCGTGCTCGCCCCGCCCGGCCTGAGCGACGACCAGCAGCAGGCGATCGTCGACATGGTCGCCAAGATGCGCGACACCGACTGCTGGCGGGAGACGCTGCGTCAGAACAACTGGTCGGACGGCTGGCTGCCCGGTGATGAGTTCGGCCGCCTGATCGTCGAACACCGTGACCGGGTGACTGCGATCCTGACCGACTTGGGGCTCAACGCATGA
- a CDS encoding alpha/beta hydrolase: protein MPEAIDENPEIKNTKIKHPVEFYATGETTVFASRFDQRFSFCLYVPTAHDAAGAAVPLVVIQHGTGRRGPQYRDAFAEFAEQHGCIVLAPLFPAGIGDPDDLHNFKFIRYGEIRFDEVLLEIVREVGDRFNVETGRFLLHGFSGGGQFAHRFAYLHPDRLAGLSIGAPGRITFIDRERPWWIGLKGFADVFGREPRISELADVPVQMVIGSDDVETWEINNRGHSNWMDGADAAGRTRIERLGALRDNFAAHGIDVRFDVVEGVAHEPMKVIPAVQDFFAQLLTGGERS from the coding sequence ATGCCCGAGGCCATCGACGAGAACCCAGAGATCAAGAACACGAAGATCAAGCATCCGGTCGAGTTCTACGCCACCGGCGAGACCACGGTCTTCGCCTCACGCTTCGACCAGCGGTTCTCGTTCTGCCTGTACGTTCCGACCGCGCACGACGCGGCAGGCGCCGCGGTGCCGCTCGTCGTCATCCAGCATGGCACCGGCCGGAGGGGACCCCAGTACCGCGACGCGTTCGCGGAGTTCGCGGAGCAGCACGGGTGCATCGTGCTCGCCCCGCTCTTCCCCGCGGGCATCGGCGATCCGGACGACCTGCACAACTTCAAGTTCATCCGTTACGGCGAGATCCGCTTCGACGAGGTGCTGCTGGAGATCGTCCGCGAGGTCGGCGATCGGTTCAACGTCGAGACCGGGCGGTTCCTGTTGCACGGCTTCTCCGGGGGCGGGCAGTTCGCGCACCGGTTCGCCTACCTGCACCCCGACCGCCTGGCCGGGCTCTCCATCGGCGCACCGGGGAGGATCACGTTCATCGACCGGGAGCGCCCCTGGTGGATCGGGCTGAAGGGGTTCGCCGACGTCTTCGGGCGCGAGCCGAGGATCAGCGAACTCGCCGACGTGCCGGTACAGATGGTGATCGGCAGCGACGACGTCGAGACCTGGGAGATCAACAACAGGGGCCACTCCAACTGGATGGACGGGGCCGACGCCGCGGGCCGGACGCGGATCGAGCGGCTCGGTGCGCTGCGGGACAACTTCGCGGCGCACGGGATCGACGTCCGGTTCGACGTCGTCGAGGGGGTCGCGCACGAGCCGATGAAGGTCATCCCCGCGGTCCAGGATTTCTTCGCGCAGCTGCTCACAGGAGGAGAACGCTCATGA
- a CDS encoding DUF5937 family protein: MPDNDIATNAVMLRMPVTLVFGTSGRESISARVSPLAELCACLHALAEPHHHPASRQWVMGVRNELDEELLIRASVWAPLWSAFRARYLLPLRGDTELPLDEELAAVARLPERDFVAMSAQALIGKSSREPPAGLPDDRFLSRLRLNSEQRHELGRRLLDDVGRFRDDLLAFLATMAEAAFVTEWDTLRPVLEADARTRTHNVRKHGPSALADLPAASEKLDPPGIVFDKLYHASARLDETPCVLVPSLHLSPHTVIKHYPRFPVVVQYPVRVDGEAPSFDTARYRLAALQDPMRMRLARALLREPMTTTELAQRFEMTTPQTSRHLRRLREAGLVLAHRSSVRVRYQLDVDAVRRLGVDLLSALYR; the protein is encoded by the coding sequence GTGCCGGACAATGACATTGCCACCAACGCGGTAATGTTGCGCATGCCCGTCACCCTCGTCTTCGGCACCTCGGGCCGTGAGTCGATCTCCGCTCGGGTGTCCCCGCTCGCCGAGCTCTGTGCGTGCCTGCACGCCCTCGCCGAGCCGCACCACCACCCGGCGAGCCGCCAGTGGGTGATGGGCGTGCGGAACGAGCTGGACGAGGAGCTGCTGATCAGGGCGAGCGTCTGGGCGCCGCTGTGGAGCGCGTTCCGGGCTCGCTACCTGCTCCCACTGCGCGGTGACACCGAACTACCCCTCGACGAGGAGCTGGCGGCGGTTGCCCGCCTTCCCGAGCGGGACTTCGTGGCCATGTCGGCGCAGGCCCTCATCGGCAAGTCCTCCCGGGAACCGCCCGCCGGGCTCCCCGACGACCGGTTCCTCTCCCGGCTGCGCCTGAATTCCGAGCAGCGCCACGAGCTGGGCAGGCGCCTGCTCGACGACGTCGGCCGGTTCCGAGACGACCTGCTGGCCTTCCTTGCGACGATGGCCGAGGCGGCGTTCGTGACCGAGTGGGACACGCTGCGACCAGTGCTCGAGGCCGATGCCCGGACCCGTACCCACAACGTGCGCAAACACGGGCCTTCGGCGCTCGCCGACCTGCCGGCCGCGTCGGAGAAGCTCGACCCGCCCGGGATCGTGTTCGACAAGCTTTACCACGCGAGCGCGCGCCTGGACGAGACACCGTGCGTCCTCGTGCCCTCGCTGCACCTCAGCCCGCACACGGTGATCAAGCACTATCCGCGGTTCCCCGTGGTCGTGCAGTACCCGGTACGCGTCGACGGGGAGGCTCCGTCGTTCGACACCGCTCGGTACCGGCTCGCCGCGTTGCAGGACCCCATGCGGATGCGCCTCGCCCGGGCGCTGCTGCGCGAGCCGATGACGACGACCGAGCTGGCTCAGAGGTTCGAGATGACGACTCCGCAGACGTCGCGGCACCTGCGGCGGCTCCGGGAGGCCGGGCTGGTGCTCGCACACCGCTCGAGCGTCCGCGTGCGCTATCAACTCGACGTCGACGCGGTGCGCAGGCTGGGCGTCGACCTGCTCTCCGCCCTCTACCGCTGA
- a CDS encoding aromatic amino acid ammonia-lyase → MSHGDVLIVDGGSLSCADVVRVARGDVRVAVSPDAMKAVHQVHETACAVSATRPVYGRTTGVGANRDAIVGTSDAETHDLRLLLSHAAGVGAPLDYAVVRAAMVIRLNQLAAAGSGIHPRFVRALETALTTGAVPAVHDSGSIGTGDLSALAEIGLTLTGHLKWARGSVRPIILEPGDALAFMSSNAVTLAQAVLAREELRRLLDASHAVTALSYCALGGSSEAFAEEVHARRPHPGAVRAAALMRRLLWHEGDLSPGRRIQDPFGLRAFPQVHGPALDAVEQLGRVLEIEVNAAAENPLIDASTGAVFHHGHFSTAYPALALDHLRAAVHHVAELSAARLGDLVEPDFTGLSPFLASGPAGSSGLMILEYVAHDALGRLRHSAGPVTLGTSVISRGVEDHASFTPHAARSAASAAANYRTVLACELVAAVQALRLADTPPRGKLLASVFADVTAALPDIRVDHQLGDEIRIACRIVDRLADA, encoded by the coding sequence ATGAGCCATGGCGACGTTCTGATCGTCGACGGGGGCAGCCTCAGCTGCGCGGACGTCGTCCGGGTCGCGCGCGGCGACGTCCGGGTCGCGGTGTCTCCCGACGCCATGAAGGCCGTGCACCAGGTGCACGAAACAGCCTGCGCGGTCAGCGCGACCCGGCCCGTGTACGGCCGGACGACGGGGGTCGGCGCGAACCGGGACGCGATCGTCGGGACCAGTGACGCGGAGACCCACGACCTGCGGCTGTTGTTGAGCCACGCCGCCGGGGTCGGGGCACCGCTCGACTACGCCGTCGTCCGCGCGGCGATGGTGATCCGGCTCAACCAGCTCGCCGCGGCCGGCAGCGGCATCCATCCGCGCTTCGTCCGGGCGTTGGAGACTGCCCTGACGACCGGTGCCGTGCCAGCCGTCCACGACAGCGGCTCGATCGGCACCGGAGACCTTTCCGCGCTCGCCGAGATCGGGCTGACCCTCACCGGGCACCTGAAGTGGGCGCGCGGAAGCGTCCGGCCGATCATCCTCGAACCCGGCGACGCACTGGCGTTCATGTCATCCAACGCGGTCACTCTGGCCCAGGCGGTGCTGGCCAGGGAGGAACTGCGTCGGCTGCTCGATGCCTCACACGCAGTGACCGCGCTGTCGTACTGCGCGCTGGGCGGGTCGTCGGAGGCCTTTGCCGAGGAGGTGCACGCCCGACGCCCACATCCCGGAGCAGTTCGGGCGGCCGCCCTGATGCGGCGGCTGCTGTGGCACGAGGGCGATCTCAGCCCGGGCCGACGGATCCAGGACCCGTTCGGCCTTCGCGCGTTCCCGCAGGTCCACGGGCCGGCGTTGGACGCCGTCGAGCAACTCGGACGGGTTCTCGAGATCGAGGTGAACGCGGCCGCCGAGAACCCGCTGATCGATGCCTCCACGGGTGCGGTGTTCCACCACGGCCATTTCTCCACCGCCTATCCGGCGCTGGCCCTTGACCACCTCCGGGCAGCGGTGCACCACGTCGCCGAGCTCTCCGCCGCCCGGCTCGGCGACCTGGTCGAGCCGGACTTCACCGGGCTGAGCCCGTTCCTGGCCAGCGGGCCGGCAGGAAGCTCCGGGCTGATGATTCTTGAGTACGTCGCGCACGACGCGCTCGGCAGGCTGCGGCACTCGGCCGGGCCGGTGACCCTCGGGACATCGGTGATCTCCCGCGGCGTGGAGGACCACGCCAGCTTCACCCCCCACGCCGCGCGGAGCGCGGCGAGCGCCGCCGCCAACTACCGCACCGTGCTCGCCTGCGAGCTCGTAGCCGCCGTCCAGGCACTCCGGCTCGCCGACACCCCGCCCCGTGGAAAGCTGCTCGCCTCCGTGTTCGCGGACGTCACAGCCGCGTTGCCCGATATCCGGGTGGATCACCAGTTGGGCGACGAGATCCGAATCGCCTGTCGGATCGTGGATCGTCTGGCCGACGCCTAG
- a CDS encoding cyclase family protein, with product MTAGRPMPTQDDVLGYFDTLSNWGRWGDDDELGTLNHITDDVRLAAARAVRHGRSVSCAWEIAVPAEMERSTTACPFAVDMPGAENMPPAFHADRRWGFSNERLGIMFHNNTVTHVDSPCHLFWDGAMYNGRSHSLVDAATGSAWAAVTAAANGIVTRGVLLDVAKVRDVPWLEPGQGVFPDDLEEAERRQGVRVRPGDAVLLRTGYGRVRHEAGVTHGFTQAGWHASCLPWLHERGVALIGADTPQDVQPSGYDDVLMPVHAVSLVAMGLWMLDNCDLEVCATTAAELGQWEFHLAVAPVRFAGTSGSPVNPIATF from the coding sequence ATGACGGCAGGGCGACCGATGCCCACCCAGGACGACGTGCTCGGGTACTTCGACACGCTGTCGAACTGGGGACGGTGGGGCGACGACGACGAGCTCGGCACTCTGAACCACATCACCGACGACGTCCGGCTGGCGGCGGCGCGGGCCGTGCGCCACGGCAGGAGCGTGTCGTGCGCGTGGGAGATCGCTGTGCCGGCGGAGATGGAGCGGTCGACGACGGCGTGCCCGTTCGCCGTCGACATGCCGGGCGCCGAGAACATGCCGCCTGCGTTCCACGCCGACCGCCGCTGGGGCTTCTCGAACGAGCGGCTCGGCATCATGTTCCACAACAACACCGTCACCCACGTCGACTCGCCGTGCCACCTCTTCTGGGACGGCGCGATGTACAACGGGCGCTCGCACTCGCTGGTCGACGCCGCGACGGGTTCGGCGTGGGCGGCCGTCACGGCGGCGGCGAACGGGATCGTCACGCGTGGTGTCCTGCTCGACGTCGCGAAGGTCCGCGATGTGCCGTGGCTGGAACCGGGGCAAGGTGTGTTTCCCGACGATCTCGAGGAGGCCGAGCGTCGCCAGGGTGTGCGGGTGCGACCCGGCGATGCGGTACTGCTGCGGACCGGCTACGGCCGCGTCCGGCACGAAGCCGGTGTGACGCACGGCTTCACGCAGGCCGGCTGGCACGCGTCCTGCCTGCCGTGGCTGCACGAACGGGGGGTTGCGCTGATCGGCGCCGACACCCCCCAGGACGTTCAGCCGTCGGGGTACGACGACGTGTTGATGCCGGTTCACGCCGTGAGCCTCGTCGCGATGGGTCTGTGGATGCTCGACAACTGCGACCTGGAGGTGTGCGCGACGACGGCTGCCGAGCTCGGTCAGTGGGAATTCCACCTCGCGGTCGCGCCGGTCCGCTTCGCCGGTACGTCCGGCAGCCCGGTCAACCCGATCGCCACGTTCTGA